Part of the Sodalinema gerasimenkoae IPPAS B-353 genome is shown below.
ATAATAAAAGCAAGGCGACCTTGAGGGTTGAGTTCCGCCAAGGACTTCATTAGGAAAATTGCAGCAAGATTTGAGTTACCTTTGAGTTTGTAGCCAATTCTTTCTTCGAGTTTGGGGCGAAGTTCTTGGCGATTTAAGAATTTCTGAAATCTCATATAAGGGGGATTGCAAATAATTGCGTCAACCCCTTGAATATCTGCATTTAAGTAATCTTCGGTAAGAATTTGAAGCGATGAATTAGAAGCAATATCCTGAGAATAGGACAAAATTAAAGGGTCGATATCATAAGTAATAAACTGATAAGCTGATGCCATTAAAGTTCTGACTTCAGGGCTAAGGAGTTCTCGATAAAAGACTCCTAAACCAAACGCTGGATCAAGAATTCGACGGGGCTGAGACTGGAGAACCCAATGGAGCATCAGTCGGGCCACCCTGGGAGGTGTAAAAAACTGCCCATAGGTTTTTCGATGCTGAACGGAGGTATTTAAAAGATAGTCACTAGACGGATCAGCATTCCCCATTCCTTTCCCCATCGATTAACTGGTTAATTCCTCCATTAAGTCTAACTCAGGTTTTAGGGTTCCTCATCCACCACTAATTCCCCTTGGCTAAGCAGTTTACGGATATCTAAAATCGTCAAGGCTGTCGCTTCATAGAGAACTGTTCCCTGTAGGTACTCATCTGAAGTGGCACGAATCGCCGTTGGCATCGGGGAGATTTTGCCAGGATCGATGGGAGTCACATCAAACACCTCATCGACTAGAATACCGACGACCATCTCATCAACTTGCACCACCACCGCTCGTCCGCGCTGATCCGGACCGCGATCGCCCTCCGATAAAGTCCGCTCAAGATTAAGGCATTGATTAATCCGAATTAAGGTGAGAATTTCCCCCCGTAGATTCATATTGCCCACCACATGAGGCGGACAACAGGGGATGGGGGTGATATTACGAACATCCGTAAACTCGCGCACCACCTGAAGATCAATCCCAAAATACTCCCCCTGTAAGGCCACAACCGCCAGAGATAAGATCTGTTTTAAGTCCGGGGTTTCCGTAGGGATGCGCAGACTATTGGCCCGTTGCCGAAAGACATCTTGTTCCTCCAGACTGGCATCTGGGCAAAACTCAAAGCGATCGCGCTCCTGTTGGTCGGCATCTGAGAGATCGCGGCTGAACTTCTCCGTCAGTTCCTCCTCCTCAGGGAGTTGTTGGCGCAGCGTCCGTAGAATTGCCTCTTCGTCCAAGATTGAGACAAGATGGGTTTCAAATTGAACCACACCTTTCAAAAAGCGTTGGCGTTGACGCAGAGGCGGTGTGTGAGGGTCTCCAGGAGGGGCATCCGAGGAATGAGCGCTAGTCTCCTCAAGTTGATAGATAAACTTACGGGTAATGCTTTGAGGATCGAGCTGAACTACCTCTCGTACATGATTGACTAAAAACGTAACCGTTGTCCCATCATGATCAATGGTGATTAGGCTATCGCTCAACTGATAGCGTTGAGGGCGATGTCCTAAGCGGCGAGATAGATCTAACACGGGGACGACCGTACCCCGCAGGTTAAACATTCCCACAATGTCCCGTGGGGCTTCAGCGATGGGGGTCAGTTCCGGCAGAAAAAACACTTCCTCAACCACCTTTGCATTGATGGCATAGTGGCTGCGGTCAATATCAAATAAGAGATAGGGAGATAGATCCATAGAAGTCATACCAGTTAGAAAATCCCGCCTGATTAGGGCTGGTTAAGCTGCTGCAACAGGTCCCCCGCCGTCAGTTGAGTGTCAACATCCATGGGGGTGCTCGGCGGCAGCGATCGCAGCAGTTTCACCGCACTGCCCTCCATGTGTGCAGCCCGTCGCAGATCTCCTTCTAGGCGGTAGATTTGCGCCAGTTCCAAATAGGCTAAAGGCATGGTTGGGGCGAGATAGACAATTTTCTTTAACACCTGTTTGGCTCGGTCGATATTGCCCTGGGCCTCATAGAGATGAGCCAGGAGATAATGGGGGGCAACCGCCAACGAGTCCACCTCTAGGGCTTGTAAGCAGTAATACACGGCCTTTTGATACTCTCCAAGATTGGCATAGGCCCGGGCAATTAAAAGGTAGGCCTCCACATGACGGGGGTGCTGAGATAAGACCCGTTCGGCGGCGTGAATGGCCCGGCGATAGGCGGAGGCTTGAAAATGATGGCGGGCTTCCTGCCAATGGGGCTTCTCCGTCTCCAGGCTTGGGACTGGGTCGAACTTAGGCACCACTGGCGGGGGCGCCAGGCGTTTGAGTGGCACCGGACTCGGGGGCTGGGCAAAAACTGTTAGAGGTGTCGGTGGGGGTGGGGCCTGACAACGGGTGGGAGGGGCGATGGGACTGCGCCCAGCAAGCCGGCCCTGAGGCTCCAGGCGATCGCAGCGTTGGTACACCACCGATTGGGGAAACAGTTGACTATGGAACCGATGATGACTTGAGCTTTGTAATTCGGCATGGGCGGCAATCAGGTAGCCCCCTAAGCCCAGGCTGTGATAGAACTTGTCTAAGACCTGTTCGATCGCCCGTTGGTTGAAGTAGATAAAGACATTGCGGCAGAGGATTAAGTCCAGGTCATAGAGATTCAGATTAACGTCGGGAAAGGGGTCACTGACCAGATTGAGGCGCTTAAAGCTCACCAAGCGGCGAATCTCTGGATTTAGGAGGTAGCGATCGCCCTGTCGTTGGAAATACTGACGTTGAACCGACGCATCCACCTGACGAAAAGACCAAGCACTATAGTCCCCTCGTCGGGCATGGGCTAAGCTTTCATCATTGATATCCGTCCCCATGATCTGCAAGTCCCAGCTATCGCGATCGCTCAGTAACTCCCAGAGAACCATCGCTAACGAATAGGGTTCCTCACCCGAGGCACAAGCGGCACTCCAAATCTTCAACTGGGGACGTTGTCCCTGTTGGGCAGCGATGTTGCGCTTTTTGACCAGAATCTCCGGCAACAGACGCGATCGCAGCAACTCAAACTGACCGCGATCGCGGAAAAAATAACTCTCCGTCACCACCAAGCGACGAATCAAGGCCTTCCATTCTCGCCGACTAGCATTCGTCTGGCGATCCACCGTTAAGGGATTGTCCACTCCAAGGCGCAATAAATCGTAGTACTGCGAAGGAGACGAAAGTCCCGACTTTAACAACCGTTGTTCTAATTTTTTGCACAAATTGCGCTCGTCTTGGGGGCGAATGAGTAATCCCGTATGACGTGCAATTAACGAAGAGAAACGTTGAACCCAGTCAGCGTTGAACATTCAAAACTTGTGGTCAGCCAATGAATTGGGGGCATTGAAGGGGGGGACGAACCCTCCGGGAATCACTGCCAGTCCAGCACTTGCATGGATTCCCGAGCCAGGTGGCCCTCTTCTAAGCCTAACCCAGATTTTCCCCCTTATCGCCGCAATTCCCTCGGGGATCAAACGAACAACGTTATGATGGGAACGGAAAGTTAAGTTCTATTAAGAAAATTGACTGCGACGTTCGAGTATCCCGATCGCACTGATGCCTGCCGAACTTGGAACGCCCTTGATCTCATTTGGCAAGGGGGAGAAGACGCGGTTCGTAATGGCCTACCCCACCAGCAACTCGCCCCCGCCTGGCAAATGTTGCTCCTCGGCGATGGGTCCCCCACCCGTCACCTACGTCTCCTCACCGGCGAAGCCACCGAAGTCGATGTCATTGATATGTCAGCCATCGGCACCGACGGAGATTGCGCCCCCGATCTCATCAAAGCCGTTCCCAGTCCCCGACTACGGCGACAAGTCTGGCTACGTACTGCCTCCGGGCAACGACTGGCCTACGCCACCTCCTGGTGGGAAGCCAGTCACATCGACGACTACCTGCAAAACCGTTCTCTTCCCATCTGGGAAAACCTCTCCCGTATCCATGCCGAACTTTATCGCGATGTACGGGGCATCTATTACGGTCACTCACGACCCCTAGAACAGGCTTTTAACCAGTCAGGCCCCTTCTGGGGTCGTCATTACCTATTTTGGCATCATGGTCAGCCCCTGACCCTCATCTATGAAGTCTTTTCCCCCTATCTTCAGAACTATTTGGGGCCGATGAGGGGGGAAGAGAATAGGAAATAGGCAAGAGGCAAGAGGCAGTAGGCAATAGGCAGTAGGCAATAGGCAGTAAATAAACTTAGGTCGGTGCCAAGAGTTGTCGTAAATGGGACTCAGCGGCAGCCAGTTCTCCTTCCGTGGGTTCCGTTTGTTGCCAAGTCTGACGTTGGTGCAATAAATCACACCAGCCTTGTAACTGCGGGAACTTCGGGAGGAGATGGCCTAAACGGGGCAACCAGGGAATCACCGTACCTGCCACAATATCCGCCAGACTCAGGGCTGCCCCCCCAAAATAGGACCGTCCCTGCAACGTCTCCTCAAAGACCCGTAATACCTCATCTAGGGACTCATGCACCTCCGTTAACGCCGACTGATCTAAGCGGGTTTCCCCAAACTCATGACGCATCAGCGGCATTAAACGTGGCAATAACTCATTCACCGTCAACATCTCAATCATTCGTACCGTCGCCAACGCCTTCGGTTCTCGGGGGACTAGGGGAGGATAAGGGGCGATCGCCTCAACATAATCCAGAATCGCTAAGGACTCCAGCACCGTAACATCCCCATCTACTAACACCGGAACCTGCCCAAAGGGGTTGACCTCCCGGAACTGGGGCGATCGCTGGTCCCCATCTAACTTCAGGGCCACCAACTCAAAGGAAATCCCTTTTTCCAGCAGCGCAATCCACACCCGCCGCGCATTCCAGGACACCGGGTGATAGTACAGCCGCAACACCGTCCCCCCCGTATCATCAACAGCATCCTCCTCCAGGGGCGTAATCACCCCTTGAATCGTTCCATCCGGGAGAATCGCCTCACTCAAATTTGCCTCCTCAAGATTGGCTAAACTCAGATCCGCCCGCAACAGATTCGCGTGACTGAGATTGGCCCCACTCAAATCGGCCCGAGTCAGAATCGCCCCGCGTAAATCCGCCCCACGCAAATCTGCCCCACTCAAGTCCACCCAACTCAAATCCGCCCCACGTAAATCCGCACGGCTGAGATTCGCCTGATTGAGAATCGCCTCACTCAAATCAATCCCATGCAAAATCGTATTGTGTAAATCCGCCCCACTCAGGCGAACCTGCTCAAACTCCCGTTCTCCTGCCTTGTAGCGTTTCAGAAGTTCATCTGTCGTGCGTAGTTCTCCGTCGCGTCCTGTCATAATGGGAATCTATCTCAGCATTTAAAACCATGAAGGAATTGAGGCGTCACGGGCGATCGCCCCAACAGTCCTCAAGCTCATTGTGCCATGATCTCATCAGCGATCTCAGCCGCGAATTTCCCACAGCCCCAGCGACGGACTAAAATATGTAAAGCAATCGGTCGCGCCACCGGTTCTGCATCCTCATCCTAAACTCTGCGACTCCAACACCTATATGACCGACGTACCCGTTTCCCGCATCCGCAACTTCTCCATCATCGCCCACATCGACCACGGTAAATCTACCTTGGCCGATCGCCTGCTGTCCTACACCGGAACCGTAGAACAGCGCAAAATGAAAGAACAGTTCCTAGACAACATGGACTTGGAACGGGAACGGGGCATCACCATCAAACTTCAGGCGGCGCGGATGAACTACACCGCCAAAGATGGCCAAAGCTACGTCCTCAACCTCATCGATACCCCCGGACATGTGGACTTCTCCTACGAAGTCTCCCGTTCCCTCGCCGCCTGTGAAGGGGCATTACTGGTGGTAGATGCCTCCCAAGGGGTCGAAGCCCAAACCCTGGCCAATGTTTATCTCGCCCTAGAAAACGACCTCGAAATCATCCCCGTCCTCAACAAAATTGACCTCCCTGGGGCCGAACCTGAGCGCGTCATCGAAGAAATCGAAGAAGTCGTGGGCCTCGACTGTTCCGAAGCCATCCACGCCTCCGCCAAAGAAGGTATTGGTATCCCCGAAATCTTGGAATACCTAGTTCATCAAGTTCCACCGCCCCAGGACACCGTTGACGAACCCCTGCGGGCCTTGATTTTTGACAGTTACTACGACCCCTATCGCGGCGTAATTGTCTACTTCCGCATCATGGACGGAACCCTCCAACAGGGCGATCGCGTCCGCTTCATGGCCTCGAAAAAAGAATTTGACCTCGACGAAATCGGTATCCTCTGCCCCACTCAGCAACAAGTGGACAGCCTCCACGCCGGAGAAGTGGGCTATCTCGCCGCCGCCATCAAAGCCGTCGAAGATGCTCGCGTCGGTGACACCATCACCCTCGCCAAAACCCCCGCCGACAGTCCCCTCCCCGGCTACACCGAAGCCAAACCCATGGTCTTCTGTGGCCTATTCCCCACCGACTCCGACCAATTTGAGGACCTACGGGACGCCCTCGAAAAACTCAAACTCAACGACGCCTCCCTCAACTACGAACCCGAAACCTCCAGCGCCATGGGGTTCGGTTTCCGTTGCGGCTTCCTGGGCCTGTTGCACATGGAAATTATCCAGGAACGCCTCGAACGGGAATATAACCTGGACTTAATTACCACCGCCCCCTCCGTGGTGTACCACGTCACCACCACCGACGGTGAAGTCATCAACATCGACAACCCCAGTTTGATGCCCGATCCGGTTCAGCGAGAGAAAATCGAAGAACCCTATGTGCAGGTAGACTTAATTACCCCCGAGGAGTACGTCGGAACCCTCATGGAACTTTGCCAAGGTCGTCGCGGCGAGTTCAAAAACATGAAATACCTCACCCCCACCCGCACCACCCTAATTTACGAATTACCCCTAGCCGAAGTGGTGACCGACTTTTTCGACCAAGTCAAATCGCGATCGCGCGGCTATGCCAGCATGGAATATCAAATGATTGGCTACCGTGAAAACGACCTAGTACGTCTCGATGTCATGGTCAACAGCGATCCCGTCGATGCCCTAGCCGTCATCGTCCACCGAGACAAAGCCTATCCCGTCGGTCGTGCCCTCGTCGAAAAACTCAAAGAATTGATTCCCCGCCATCAGTTCAAAGTGCCATTACAAGCCTCAATCGGCAGCCGCATTATTGCCAGCGAACGCATCCCCGCCCTCCGCAAAGATGTCTTAGCAAAATGCTACGGCGGCGATATTTCCCGCAAGAAAAAACTGCTCAAGAAACAAGCCAAAGGCAAGAAACGCATGAAAGCGATCGGTACCGTCGACGTTCCCCAAGAAGCCTTCATGGCCATGCTCAAACTTTAAAACATCCCCAACCCAGGGGAGTACCACCCCCATACTCCCCTCCTCCGTGTCCTCGGGCGACCACAGCTCGGCTATCGCTCAATGGTACGCCCCTACGTCTATCCCCTCTTGGGAGGGGTGCCCGGAGGGCGGGGTGGGTTATGCCTACT
Proteins encoded:
- the lepA gene encoding translation elongation factor 4, which translates into the protein MTDVPVSRIRNFSIIAHIDHGKSTLADRLLSYTGTVEQRKMKEQFLDNMDLERERGITIKLQAARMNYTAKDGQSYVLNLIDTPGHVDFSYEVSRSLAACEGALLVVDASQGVEAQTLANVYLALENDLEIIPVLNKIDLPGAEPERVIEEIEEVVGLDCSEAIHASAKEGIGIPEILEYLVHQVPPPQDTVDEPLRALIFDSYYDPYRGVIVYFRIMDGTLQQGDRVRFMASKKEFDLDEIGILCPTQQQVDSLHAGEVGYLAAAIKAVEDARVGDTITLAKTPADSPLPGYTEAKPMVFCGLFPTDSDQFEDLRDALEKLKLNDASLNYEPETSSAMGFGFRCGFLGLLHMEIIQERLEREYNLDLITTAPSVVYHVTTTDGEVINIDNPSLMPDPVQREKIEEPYVQVDLITPEEYVGTLMELCQGRRGEFKNMKYLTPTRTTLIYELPLAEVVTDFFDQVKSRSRGYASMEYQMIGYRENDLVRLDVMVNSDPVDALAVIVHRDKAYPVGRALVEKLKELIPRHQFKVPLQASIGSRIIASERIPALRKDVLAKCYGGDISRKKKLLKKQAKGKKRMKAIGTVDVPQEAFMAMLKL
- a CDS encoding chorismate lyase, encoding MTATFEYPDRTDACRTWNALDLIWQGGEDAVRNGLPHQQLAPAWQMLLLGDGSPTRHLRLLTGEATEVDVIDMSAIGTDGDCAPDLIKAVPSPRLRRQVWLRTASGQRLAYATSWWEASHIDDYLQNRSLPIWENLSRIHAELYRDVRGIYYGHSRPLEQAFNQSGPFWGRHYLFWHHGQPLTLIYEVFSPYLQNYLGPMRGEENRK
- a CDS encoding pentapeptide repeat-containing protein yields the protein MTGRDGELRTTDELLKRYKAGEREFEQVRLSGADLHNTILHGIDLSEAILNQANLSRADLRGADLSWVDLSGADLRGADLRGAILTRADLSGANLSHANLLRADLSLANLEEANLSEAILPDGTIQGVITPLEEDAVDDTGGTVLRLYYHPVSWNARRVWIALLEKGISFELVALKLDGDQRSPQFREVNPFGQVPVLVDGDVTVLESLAILDYVEAIAPYPPLVPREPKALATVRMIEMLTVNELLPRLMPLMRHEFGETRLDQSALTEVHESLDEVLRVFEETLQGRSYFGGAALSLADIVAGTVIPWLPRLGHLLPKFPQLQGWCDLLHQRQTWQQTEPTEGELAAAESHLRQLLAPT
- a CDS encoding CheR family methyltransferase, whose translation is MFNADWVQRFSSLIARHTGLLIRPQDERNLCKKLEQRLLKSGLSSPSQYYDLLRLGVDNPLTVDRQTNASRREWKALIRRLVVTESYFFRDRGQFELLRSRLLPEILVKKRNIAAQQGQRPQLKIWSAACASGEEPYSLAMVLWELLSDRDSWDLQIMGTDINDESLAHARRGDYSAWSFRQVDASVQRQYFQRQGDRYLLNPEIRRLVSFKRLNLVSDPFPDVNLNLYDLDLILCRNVFIYFNQRAIEQVLDKFYHSLGLGGYLIAAHAELQSSSHHRFHSQLFPQSVVYQRCDRLEPQGRLAGRSPIAPPTRCQAPPPPTPLTVFAQPPSPVPLKRLAPPPVVPKFDPVPSLETEKPHWQEARHHFQASAYRRAIHAAERVLSQHPRHVEAYLLIARAYANLGEYQKAVYYCLQALEVDSLAVAPHYLLAHLYEAQGNIDRAKQVLKKIVYLAPTMPLAYLELAQIYRLEGDLRRAAHMEGSAVKLLRSLPPSTPMDVDTQLTAGDLLQQLNQP
- a CDS encoding chemotaxis protein CheW, producing the protein MTSMDLSPYLLFDIDRSHYAINAKVVEEVFFLPELTPIAEAPRDIVGMFNLRGTVVPVLDLSRRLGHRPQRYQLSDSLITIDHDGTTVTFLVNHVREVVQLDPQSITRKFIYQLEETSAHSSDAPPGDPHTPPLRQRQRFLKGVVQFETHLVSILDEEAILRTLRQQLPEEEELTEKFSRDLSDADQQERDRFEFCPDASLEEQDVFRQRANSLRIPTETPDLKQILSLAVVALQGEYFGIDLQVVREFTDVRNITPIPCCPPHVVGNMNLRGEILTLIRINQCLNLERTLSEGDRGPDQRGRAVVVQVDEMVVGILVDEVFDVTPIDPGKISPMPTAIRATSDEYLQGTVLYEATALTILDIRKLLSQGELVVDEEP